In one window of Bifidobacterium sp. WK041_4_12 DNA:
- a CDS encoding DNA polymerase III subunit delta', translated as MSVWDSIVGQRPVVEMLSKLAELSALENRGAMARDAMAQGAQETEPSHNREQDERRVRHGLAQSWLFCGPPGSGRSNLARAFAAALESPDHGMGDTPSNVTQQILAGTHPDVTVLSTDKVTIGIDEVRGLIAQSEQMPSTAPWRIIIIEDVDRMLERTTNVLLKEIEEPAEHAIWMLCAPSPQDVLPTIRSRTRVVNLAVPSQAAVAKFILEHTDVDEHVASRASRLAEGHIGIARLYATNERVMSDRDELIVGVLNLRRTSDAVLLAQRLIDSAQGQAQEEVESQVDRDERNFRRINGLDEGERLPAELRPAFHAIGKKEDVRRRITRRSRDVLDRAFNSVASIYRDVGVLQNNAEDSAGLINLENRTAITELSIRIDRNRAVACLEAVETARRRLGSNGAPLLVCEALFSSLVP; from the coding sequence GTGAGCGTCTGGGACTCCATAGTCGGCCAACGGCCCGTCGTGGAGATGCTGAGCAAGTTGGCTGAGCTCTCTGCGCTCGAAAACCGTGGGGCTATGGCTCGGGATGCAATGGCTCAAGGTGCTCAGGAAACTGAGCCGAGCCACAATCGTGAGCAGGATGAACGGCGCGTCAGGCACGGACTTGCACAGTCCTGGCTGTTTTGCGGACCTCCGGGATCTGGACGTTCGAATCTCGCGCGTGCATTTGCCGCTGCCTTGGAAAGTCCCGATCATGGCATGGGTGACACGCCAAGCAATGTAACCCAGCAGATTCTAGCCGGAACGCATCCTGATGTGACGGTTCTCTCGACAGACAAGGTCACGATAGGCATTGACGAGGTTCGCGGCCTTATCGCTCAGTCCGAGCAGATGCCCAGCACTGCACCGTGGCGCATCATCATCATTGAGGACGTCGATCGAATGCTGGAGCGCACGACCAACGTGCTGCTCAAGGAGATCGAAGAACCTGCAGAGCATGCTATCTGGATGCTCTGCGCGCCAAGCCCGCAGGATGTGCTTCCCACGATTCGCTCCCGAACGCGCGTGGTGAACCTTGCCGTACCTTCGCAGGCAGCAGTTGCCAAGTTCATTCTGGAACACACCGATGTCGATGAACATGTGGCATCGAGGGCATCGCGACTGGCTGAGGGGCATATCGGCATCGCCCGCCTCTACGCCACGAACGAGCGAGTCATGAGCGATAGGGACGAGCTGATCGTCGGCGTGCTCAACCTGCGTCGAACGTCCGATGCCGTGTTGCTGGCGCAACGGCTGATCGACAGTGCCCAAGGGCAGGCTCAGGAAGAGGTCGAATCTCAGGTTGATCGTGACGAGCGGAATTTCCGTCGCATCAACGGACTCGATGAAGGTGAGCGACTGCCCGCCGAATTGCGACCGGCTTTTCATGCCATCGGCAAGAAGGAAGATGTCCGAAGGCGCATCACGCGCCGTTCCAGGGATGTGCTTGACCGAGCCTTCAATTCGGTTGCCAGCATCTACCGAGACGTTGGCGTGCTGCAGAATAATGCAGAAGACTCTGCGGGTCTGATCAATCTTGAAAACAGAACGGCAATAACCGAATTGTCAATCCGCATTGACCGCAATCGAGCGGTCGCGTGCCTTGAGGCTGTCGAAACCGCTCGACGCCGACTGGGTTCCAATGGAGCCCCTCTGCTCGTTTGTGAAGCATTGTTTTCAAGCTTGGTGCCATGA
- a CDS encoding YbhB/YbcL family Raf kinase inhibitor-like protein encodes MNIQTDFSTIPDQYAKQAPEELKIDGTPILSFPFTVSGVSENALYLHWMFVDPDSIPVCGFQWNHWAAANVPIAALQSGSAASVSIPEDFSRKVELIAPEAMQGKNSEASALLGHKNPKITTGYVGPTPPDADHEYHLIVWATTEPLKKLSQGFWFNELEREIRDAQEAPERAEVFLVGRV; translated from the coding sequence ATGAACATTCAAACGGACTTTTCCACTATTCCAGACCAATACGCAAAGCAAGCTCCTGAAGAACTCAAGATTGATGGAACGCCGATACTTTCCTTTCCTTTCACCGTGAGTGGGGTGAGCGAGAATGCCCTCTATCTGCACTGGATGTTTGTCGATCCAGACTCGATTCCAGTATGTGGCTTCCAGTGGAATCATTGGGCTGCTGCAAATGTTCCGATTGCCGCACTACAATCGGGCTCCGCAGCTTCCGTGTCGATTCCTGAGGACTTTTCTCGCAAGGTCGAACTGATTGCACCCGAGGCCATGCAGGGCAAGAATTCAGAAGCTTCGGCGCTGCTCGGGCACAAGAATCCGAAGATCACCACGGGATACGTTGGTCCGACACCCCCTGATGCCGATCATGAGTATCACTTGATCGTCTGGGCAACCACCGAGCCATTGAAAAAACTGTCGCAAGGATTCTGGTTCAACGAGCTCGAGCGAGAGATTCGCGATGCTCAGGAGGCACCGGAGCGCGCCGAGGTCTTTTTGGTGGGCAGGGTCTGA
- a CDS encoding C69 family dipeptidase, with product MGCTTILVGKDASYDGSTIIARNEDSPNGEFDPKRFVVVHPEDQPQHYRSVLSHVAVDLPAHPLRYTSMPNANTDQGIWGEAGVNEVNVAMSATETLTTNERVLGADPLVEMKTGQGKPDDVDYQPETVGGIGEEDMLTIVLPYIRTAREGVQRLGALLEQYGTYEMNGIAFSDDSEIWWLETVGGHHWIAKRVPDAAYVTMPNQLGIDEFDIDDAFSEQREHMCSADLREFIEDNHLDLSVESTTPFNPRDAFGSHSDSDHVYNTPRAWYMQRFLNPYDEMWDGQDADHRPDSDDIPWARQPERKITIEDVKYVLSSHYQGTPFDPYGARGDAHTRGLFRPIGINRNGELAVLQIRPSLSPSYRALQWISYGSNAFNTLVPFYANVDRTPEYLEQTPLQVNTESFYWANRVIAALADSAYAETSSDIEHYRQVVGTIGHKLIAETDKQCEQLENHEQQSDASDASSLLEIANETMSSYLKQETEQLLTKVLYIASMRMKNGFGMSDN from the coding sequence ATGGGGTGCACAACGATTTTGGTAGGTAAGGACGCAAGCTATGACGGGTCAACCATCATCGCTCGCAACGAGGATTCTCCCAATGGAGAGTTCGATCCGAAGCGTTTCGTCGTCGTACATCCCGAAGACCAGCCACAGCATTATCGCAGTGTGCTGAGCCATGTAGCCGTCGATTTGCCGGCGCATCCGCTGCGATACACCTCCATGCCCAATGCGAATACCGATCAGGGCATCTGGGGCGAAGCAGGAGTGAATGAGGTCAATGTGGCGATGAGCGCCACAGAAACGCTCACCACCAACGAGCGGGTTCTGGGTGCTGACCCCCTCGTGGAGATGAAGACAGGTCAAGGCAAACCGGACGACGTTGACTATCAGCCTGAAACCGTAGGCGGCATTGGCGAAGAGGATATGCTCACCATCGTATTGCCGTATATCAGGACTGCACGCGAAGGTGTTCAACGTCTGGGCGCTCTGCTTGAACAGTACGGCACATATGAGATGAACGGCATTGCCTTCAGCGATGACAGCGAAATCTGGTGGCTTGAAACAGTCGGAGGGCATCACTGGATTGCGAAGCGAGTTCCCGACGCCGCCTATGTGACGATGCCGAATCAGTTGGGCATAGACGAATTCGATATCGACGATGCGTTCAGCGAACAGCGTGAACACATGTGCTCTGCCGATCTTCGCGAGTTCATCGAAGACAACCATCTCGACCTTTCCGTTGAATCGACCACGCCGTTCAACCCGAGGGATGCCTTCGGATCGCATTCGGATTCCGACCATGTCTATAACACCCCTCGCGCATGGTATATGCAACGATTCCTCAATCCATACGACGAGATGTGGGATGGTCAGGATGCTGACCATCGACCGGATTCTGACGACATTCCCTGGGCGCGTCAGCCAGAACGCAAAATCACGATCGAAGATGTGAAATACGTGCTCAGCTCTCACTATCAGGGCACCCCGTTCGATCCATACGGTGCGCGAGGCGATGCTCATACCCGCGGATTGTTCAGACCAATCGGCATCAATCGCAACGGCGAACTTGCCGTATTGCAGATTCGCCCCAGCCTTTCACCAAGCTACCGTGCCCTCCAGTGGATCTCTTACGGTTCCAATGCTTTCAATACGCTTGTTCCCTTCTATGCAAACGTCGACCGCACGCCGGAATATTTGGAGCAGACGCCCCTGCAGGTCAACACCGAAAGCTTCTATTGGGCAAACCGTGTGATAGCGGCGCTCGCGGATTCTGCGTATGCCGAGACTTCGTCGGACATTGAGCATTATCGTCAGGTCGTTGGGACGATAGGGCACAAGCTCATCGCCGAAACCGATAAGCAGTGCGAACAGCTCGAGAACCACGAGCAGCAAAGCGATGCTTCGGATGCAAGCAGCCTGTTGGAAATTGCAAACGAAACCATGTCGTCTTATCTCAAGCAGGAAACCGAACAATTGCTCACAAAAGTGCTCTATATTGCAAGTATGCGCATGAAAAATGGCTTCGGCATGTCGGATAACTAA